ACGGAATGATCCTATCACATGCAAGGGTCTGTCATAATGCTTTGCCCACCAAAACAAATCTCTTCCGGCAAAAAATTACTAAGGATCTTTTATGTTCCCTATGTAGAGAGTAGAGGCGGAGACTACGGGGCATATGTTGTGGGGGTGTCTGGCTGACGAAGCTATACGGAGTATATGCGGTAGTATTATCTAAAAAAGATGTCATTGGCATTTGGACAATATTGATCATGTGGAGCTCACGAAGGTTGTGGCTAGGAACTTGTGGTTACAACGTAAGGCAGTGGTCCATGGAAAACCACTTAGCCCTCTCACCACTATGGTAAGCCAACCATCAAAATCAGCAGAGGCTTTTTGAAGTGCAAACTCTCGGCAATATTCTGATAAAGCAGTGGATAATAGGGAACTCCGATGGCAAGCCCCTATGCCTAGGTTTGTCAAGGTCAACTGGCCGAGATGTAGCTGTGGATAAACAAAAAGAGAGGATGGGCTTTGGAGTTAGAATCAGAGATGACATTGGGGAGGTCTTGGCCACATTGTCACCACCAAAAAGATCACATCATTGCATTTGATGTCACAAAAGCAATGCATGGCAGCATTACAAACAGTAACTTTCAGTTGATAACTGAGATTTTACAAGATGATACTAGAAGGTGATGCTCTTCGATCAAATAGTACAGGCATTGCAAAAAGATCATAGAAATTGGAGCCGATATGGCCATTTAATAGACAATACAGGAGGGGTTTTGAAATGTATTTATGAGTTGAAGGTCAATCATAGCAAGCGAAACCTTAATGGCACTATTTACCAGCTTGCAAAGGAAGCATTAGTCCTTAGTGAAGAGCAAGGCCTTCTTGAGGAAGCCCCTCActgtatttttgaaattatccCTATTGAGTGTTGTACTTTAAGATGTTTTTCTAATATAAAGTTCGCTCGAttgatttctttcaaaaaaaattcccaaagGCCTTAATTCGATCTGCCTTTAAATTAAAAGTATGGAAAATGTAGCTAAAtattgtaacaaaataaaatgaaaacaaattttcttttcactgGGCagtcttctttttatcttttctttattttcattttaattttggtttttcgtTCCTCTCATTCTCCTTTAAATTAAGACAAACAAAGTCCCAAATGTCTTTAATTTAGGAGTATGGAAAATGATCGAAAACTTTCAGATTGACTGGACTTCTCCCATCTATAAAAACtatctttacatatatatataaagtaatgctataaactGTCATACAATTGAGATAACGTGGCAGTGAAAAACGGCCATTAAATCAACATTTGTATGACAATTATATAacgtttattaaaaaaatgaatttttagtGTCACATCATTCTAATTATATGACAATCGATCTTATAATATTTTAGTGTACTAAATAATTAACAAgcactttttgttttctttttttctttttctttatttttttttattttttttctgtttataAGTTGTTGATCTTGGGGTATGCTATGCTTTCTCATAAGAATAAAAATGACTTTAATTTCCATTACATGTGTTTTATGATCGCTGTTTTCAAACCCCACATTTTTTCAGTTGATGAGTGGTTGCTAAACTAAACCAACCATATTGTTTATATGTCATTACGTCCTATAATTTGTGGGAACCCAAAAAGGGAACTAAAAACCTCACTAACCTccaaaacaagaaaggaaattCCCACCAACCAGAAATCAGTACATCACTGAATTTTGTTCTTTATATACCCcttattcaaaaacaaaagcaaaaacaaaaggaaaataataatttcttcttTACGTACTCTCTTTTCAAGCCCGTCCGTCCGtgcaatgatgattttaaaagcaacGAAAACTCAGAAGCCGGGCTTAATTCTTTTCTTACTTGTTTTGGCGTTAGCCAATATTCACCCCTCATCTCAAGATTTCCTCGGGGGAAATCCATTGCAAATATGGCACGTTCGCATTTTTAACAAACTGAGCGGCGGACAAAAGTTGTTCCTTCATTGCAAGTCCAAAGACAATGACTTGGGCAGGCAAGAAGTTCCGGTCGGGTCGGAATTCTCTTGGGGCTTCAGAACAAACTACTGGGGGACGACGCTTTTCTGGTGCAACATGCGCACAGACAAGGGTGGCCGTCATGCAACATTCAACGTGTTTTGGCCAACAAATGATTATTCTCTTGCCGATAAATGCGACTCCAGTGATTGTATTTGGACAGCAAGAGAAGATGGAATTTACTTACGAAACATTCCACAAAAACGTGATGAGCTTCTTCACAAATGGGAAAGCCTTTAAATCtcataaatattaatttctattGTATTTGCTTAATATTCTCCCTTAATCATGgtaattattgcatattatTGTAATATCTCTATTTTTACGTTAATTATGTATTAGATATTTTCttacacctctctctctctctctatatatatatagggtgtAGTATGTTGCTTTGTTATaaaagaagagtaatgctacatatcaccctcttgtcttctttttgttaccccaaaattgatgtggcttttaaaatcaccattggatcaaaatccaatagtgatctatcataaaCGTACAACTTTTCATCATGGCAACTATAAAAAGAGATGAATTATATATGTCTATCAATGGTTGAGATCTCGTTCACACATGAGATCGAATGCATGAGGTTTTTTAAGAATTTGTTTAGAATTATGTTAGAgagtttaaaaattcttttagtACCTAAAAACCtgtatcaaataaaaatttagcatgTTTTGTAAAAAACTTCAAGagttcttctattttctttcctctgaaaaattaaaaatggtcAAAACGCATTTTTGACAAAAGAGTGCTTAAAAATGAAGtaatttttttgctaaaaagctCCTTTTGGctttaaaagctttatttttcaACGCAGTCCAAACATACTCTTAGACTCATAGCATACAACTGGCTCAAAATTTATATGTTCAAGAAAATCAGGGAGATCTAAGTTgtatatagagaaaaagaaaattattcatGGGTCAATGTACTTGtttttaatgaatattaatCATTTGTCAATATACTTAATAAAAAGAGAATACACAATAACTTTGGTGCTCTAAAACAATTAAAGTTATCATAATCTACAAATTAACGAAAGAGAATTAATCCTCCAGCTTCTTAGGCTGAAAATATAATATAGCAttcttaaaattcaaaatatttctcctttataaTATTTGGcaaaagtacatatatatatatatattcccccTTCAAACTAGTGGTATGCAACCGGTTTAGGTggttattcatttttaaataaccgcaaccgctaGGTTAATATAACAACAATCGATCGATTCTGTGGTTATTAGCCGATAACTGTTTTTCATAAATTCttgattttaaaattcataaattatTGATCTGCAATAACGCGAATGCATTTCATGTCATTTCATGATAATCGAGAATGCAAGGgagctaaaaaatatatatatgaaaagaaagatcACTGATTCACTGCTGGTAGTGGACATCTAGAATCTAATTGTATGGCAGTCGTATGATAAACTACTAAAGAACATGCATTTCTCTTTGTTGTAACATAGGAAAATGGGGAACTTCATTTAATCCTATGAACTTTCATCTCTTTTGCAGTCACCCTCCTAAAgttcaaaaaatctcaattttgtgtatcaaactttaaaaCAAATTGTTATGTCAAAATCCTAACAGAGGACACCAAAATATctctgtttaattttattttttaaaaaaaaaatgaaataatttgtTGTCAAGCTGGCCCACAATGCAAGTCGAGTgtccattttaaaaaaaaaaaaaaaaaaaaaaaaaaaaaaaaaaaaaaaaaatgaagaataatttttaaatacatGAGTATAATGGACAACATTTCACCTATATTCCGTATGATTTAACTACAAACCCTAACAGAAGAAGTGAcattataaactttttaaagtttggtaaactaaattgatagttttttaactttaagaGAATAATTGTAAAAACGATGAAAGTTTAAAGAGATTAAATAGAGCAAAGAGCAATATATGAGATTTACAAACATTCATTTACGTTTAGGTAATTACATCTTTATACATGCCTCTTAAATTCAATAGAGTATGTCATGAAAGCTAGAACCAAATCATCTCACAATCCATCTTAATTAATGACTTTCCTTTTCTGTCTTTATTGTTCAAAcgtttttaataatattttgtctATTATATGGACATGTGTATGTGTAAAATGTAAAGTATGGGaaattattgaataaaataccATATTATTCAAAGGATAATTAAGGAACAGATTTGTTATACAGAAGTGtagtaaataaaattattgtccTGATCTCCACATGTTAACTTGTACAATGAAGAGTTGTTAACTTGTTTGGCTATATAAAGGGTAGGTAATTGGTAAGCAATTGAAATATTGAAGGCACAGAAAATGAGTCCTTCCCTCTTACTTGTCTTGGCTCTGTGCATGAGTACTGGGGCATTAATTTGCAACTCAGCCATGAACAAGTTCTCCGTTCACGTCATGAATGGGTTCAAGAATCAGACGCTGCAAACCCATTGCCAGTCCAAAGACGATGATCTTGGCCTCCAACTGGTCCCTGTCAATGGAGAGTTCCAATGGCACTTTCGAGTCAACTATTTCGGCACCACACTCTACTTCTGCAACATGTGGTGGGTGGGCGGACATCGTAGCTTCAATGTGTTTTGGGTTAATGACGATTTTCTGGTTAAGGATTGTGGCAATTCTGACTGCCGCTGGAAGGCTCAGGAGGATGGGATTTACTTGTACAATTCTGAGCATAATGAATATCACTTCTATTATAACTGGGAGCCATGACAAACACAGCTTTTGTTGAAGTTTGATCTCCAATAAATAAGATCAAGATTAAGCACTACATAGTCTGCATGTCTTTCTCCCATTGTTTTCTTCACTCTAGATCTCCATCCGATCCTCTCAAATTCGATCtctacttttcttcttctttcatctttGCACAAGTATGCATTAATTTCCTTGTTAAAGTTGTAAAGAGTGCCTTTGCCACATGGAGTAACATCTCCCTAATGGGGACTCAGTCATTTAAAATGAGGTTTTGGAGCTATAAATTCACTGCTTAAACAATAAATgtattaaatatattagttttttctatttctttttctcttcttttttttttaatattttttacaaaaaaacaaaaagtttacTCCTAAACTTGACATACTAAAAGTGACACAATTAGCAGCCTTTAGACTAGTGCTATTAGTCTACCTTTTATGTCCTTTTTAtgccccttaaaaaaaaaaaaaaatattgttttcaaaatcactattaagcTTAATTTGacctaatgatgattttaaaagcctcAAAAAATGGACACCAAAACTTTAAGAATTGCTCGTGCCTTTAAACTCCTTACTTCTTTCCGAATAATGCTAGAATGAAGACTTTTAACCCTCTCTTATCCCTCAAAAGATGATAAGAgtattaaaattatcattatatcaaaattcaataatgattcattctaaattcaatggtaattttaaaagtcacgccacttttgaagagacaaggaaaacaaaaatcttcCTCCCGGTTATCCCTCTACTCCTCCCTCCATCAGGACATTCATTGTTCACGGTGAAAATTCAATACAGAGAGTTAAACTTCATATTGGACAATGGCTAGAGGATAGAGGCCAATTTGTTTTTACAAATGTCATTGATTCTAAGTAATTTAATTTGACAGCAATAACAGCATTGATATTTCTCTACTTCTCAACGTATGGGATGAAAAGACCGAATCATATTCGAGATAAATTATCATTTTCTGAAGGTTATTTGATGAGCACCAACTCTGAATCATTAacaatttaaaatcaaaatgaaGCACTTAAATGAGAACCTCAATCTCTGAAAATGGATGTTGATCGTCTGGGctcaatatatatgtatagaaacTCAAACATGGAGACTACAAATCAAAATaagtttcaaataaaaaatacaagcatAATAAATACATTGAAGCACATGCAGGATGATCTCTTCACATGTAGAGTCCTTCTGGcaccccttctttctttttgaacaTCACCTTCTCCTTTGCCTTCTTGACATCCGTATGTGTTACCTGAAGCACATAATTAGAAGTTGAACATTAGGTTAAGCCAGCCTGTTCATTTAACAACTCCAGAAAACATGcatatatttacatataaccttaaaaataacatgaatacaacctctcttttttttttttttccatggaTGGTAAGCTTAACACTAAAGCAATTAAGTTGCCTTAAACAAAATGATAACAGCACAGCACAAGTTTTAAATTAACACCTGACAGAATCTAAGTTTTAAATTATCGATGCATTATTATGTTTCATTTGGCATGTATCTTCCCTTCCACAGTAAAACAGAAAATCAACAGCTCCCATTACGAAGTTCCTCTGAGAGGGAGATTTTCAACTCTTTGACAACATGAAAAAATCAAAGTCTTCCGTCCTGTCCTGTCCTGCCCTGCTCTCCCTTTCAATCTATCCAAGCAATGGAAAGGCGGAGGCCCTTTGAATTCCATGTTGCATATAACTCATTAAGGCTGTTAGAAGTAAACTCTCAACCACcatcactttctttttcttttttttgataaagtaCCTTCACTTCTGAAAAATGTTATGAGATCCTCAAAGGCTTTAGTTTGTGTTCTGTACTTGTTCGCACGAGAAGAAAGTTGGGGTGCCACGCGTCCCCAGTTACTAACATGACACCCTCAACTTGCATCATGTGCACACAGGACACTCTCAAAATGCTTGGTTATAAGTGAAAGGAGCTAATGAATGTATAAATTAATGCAATTAAACTCCTGAGCAAGCACCAATATTCCAGTCTGAAAAAACATATATCTCTAGGGcaataaggggaaaaaaaaatatcatcgGCCAAAAGTCAGCAAAAAATCATATAAAGAATTGAAGCATAATTCACCTTCATACGGCGTTCCCTTAAAGCAAGCAAGCCAGCTTCAGTACAAATTGCCTTGATATCAGCTCCAGATAACTCATCCTTGGTCATAACAAATTCTTCTAAGTTGACATCATCAGCCAGTGTCATCCTTGATGTGTGTATCTGCAATCCAGAAATAGATATTTGGTTAGTCACGTAACAAAGAAAACATGGCAGATTCTATTACCAGAAAGAATAAGCGAAAAGATATTCAAAGTGTAGCTTTCACACGACCAAGTGTACCTGGAAAATGCGCCTCCTCGTCTTGATATCAGGAAGAGGGAATTCAATCTTTCTATCTATTCGGCCAGGTCGAAGCAAGGCTGGGTCAAGACTTTCAATCCTGTTGGTTGCAAGAATCACTTTCACATCTCCTCTTGAATCAAAACCATCCAACTGGTTAAGCAATTCCAACATAGTCCTTTGAATTTCACGTTCTCCACCTGAGTGGGCATCATACCTGTGAGGGCAGCATATTGATCAGAAACACACCATGAAAACTGTTATCccattaatttaataaacttaCCTCTTCGTACCAACTGCATCAATTTCATCAATGAAGACAATTGAAGGTGAGAGATCATCAGCTACTCTGAAGAGTTCCCTCACCAATTTTGGACCATCACCCAAGTATTTTTGAATCAATTCACTACCAACGACACGCAAGAAAGTTGCTGATGTTGAGTTTGCCACGGCCTgaaaacagaaggaaaaagcTTACAAGCTAAAACTACTTTAACAAAGCAGCTATTCAAACTAAGCATGGAGGTAAAACAGTAATCCATTACAAGAAATGCCATTGCGAGCTACCATGCAGGGGAACAGATCAAATGAATGCTCATAATTGCACTAGTGCAACCATTTCAGGCACACATACTAACatatatttaaaatgaaaaacgGATTGAAATATTTACTCCGATTGTCCTATATGAGCATCATACCAACCAAGCTGTCATATAAGGTGCCTGTACTTATGTCCAGTGCATATAAAATTCCACTCTCACCAAGTTCACCTATCATATGCTTTGCATGCAAACATGTTATCCGGTCTTCATCAAATATTAATGATTTTCACCATTTATGGTAAGGAAATATCATCAAACAATGCATTCTACTATATATTAatgattttattgttttctggACTACCAAACATATCAAGAAGGGACATTGCTGAGGCAACAAAGAGATGAAGCAAAAGCTTCATAACACACATACACACGAGGGAAATACTGAGAGGGGGAAAAGAAGGGAAATTTCGGCTTTTCGATGGatgggagggagggagggagggagggagaggtGGTTAAACCCTGAAAACAGAATATCAGAACTGCTTCTAGCCTGGATCCAAAATCTCTCCTTCAACCTCATAAAAGTGTAACATATTATGGGAAAAATCAATGCATCATGCACTTAGCATTATGGCGTAAAgaaataatttatgttttttttttttccggataaataaattatattaaaataaaataaaacggaAAGAGCTAACTTTTCTGCTTTTCCTTTTCCCCCCTTCTTTTGGTACTAAATCCCATGCTTACCCAAGAGAAGATGGATAATAAAAGGATCATGATTCAAGTCTAAGCAGCTTTGACaaggaatttttttaaaaataattaaaataaaaaataaaaaaataaaaaacacttctAACAAAAATGTTATAAATTCAGGCTATTTCAATAATACAGGGATCCATTGAACCATGCagttaaaacttaaaagatttGGCATTTTTTACAGTGGAAagttacttttatgcatttctTCTTCACAGTTCTCAGATAAGTTATTCAAATCGTTCATCCCAGGTTTTCAACTGAGAAACTACGACAGGTTTGTGGCATTACCCAAAACACTACACCGTACTTTACACTTTCTAAAAGAATTAACAGATTGTAAAGATTCTAGTACGATTAGCTTTAGTTAGTGAATATGTACCATAAGACAATCAGTATTAGGCCGTTGAAAAGCAGAATTCATGTTCATATGTCTTTAGAATAACACAGCTAATTGATGCTGAAACCTACAGCAAGGATCAAAGAGTTTGTAGATATAGAGAGCCCAGACAACAACAAACACATTTCTCAGACAttatttactttcttttttttataagtatttccCAGACATTATTTACTTCAATGAGACATGagacaaatattaaaatccagCCATGTGAACAATCATAAGAAAACTCCTAAAATGGATGCTACAAAAACCAATTAGTTCATATTCCATATGCCATCTCTACAAGCAAGAGGt
The Alnus glutinosa chromosome 14, dhAlnGlut1.1, whole genome shotgun sequence genome window above contains:
- the LOC133856825 gene encoding S-protein homolog 1-like, with the protein product MSPSLLLVLALCMSTGALICNSAMNKFSVHVMNGFKNQTLQTHCQSKDDDLGLQLVPVNGEFQWHFRVNYFGTTLYFCNMWWVGGHRSFNVFWVNDDFLVKDCGNSDCRWKAQEDGIYLYNSEHNEYHFYYNWEP